In the genome of Myxococcus stipitatus, one region contains:
- a CDS encoding serine/threonine-protein kinase produces the protein MNSPQTAVPFGKYLLIKRLAVGGMAELFLSQRPPDPELVVLKRILPYLSEEPEFVQMFLDEARIAAQLCHPNIVQVHELGKEGDNIFIAMEYVAGVDLRRVVAEEAKFGATVPCGVAARICGLVAHGLEYAHQSRGVDGRPLELIHRDVSPQNVMIGYDGRVKLVDFGIAKAGAFMERSKPGVIKGKFLYLAPEQVSQERLDHRADIFALGTMLYEITTGKQPFAKPTTEGILYAIRFEDPTPPHLLRPDYPEELSRIIMKCLTKDRAQRYPRAAVVAAELEAFLDSGVLRQSLDVSEYIARLLGEEEERTILHIPVPKPVGRTHATMPLGGNRTEAARPAALDVTAPTLSSTGPAPESSPAPSQGLTARPMPRRTSGDALPAVSYADEPEPATQMARPRELAARGKGSGEEVVDPEMATAVRTSPTGHAVLADERESEEEDAGDGESTIPQRSKGRTPVAPPRRSSTHSELASSTPPRRNTHSELTARAEPPAPPPRRNTQSESPRAASTADAPTTPPRRTGMSPVAPLPSARASAQADAPALRTPSPSDLRARRNASSPSEPSRGASTPWPQDTDDNVGEMTMPIRRPSRAEMEAAASMTIPMRRMPEVDEPSDSISMTTPMRRISSVDVEASVSLTTPMRRMPADLDEPSESVSLTTPMRKISSVDVEASVSITPPAAPPRRASRPLLPASRGPAVGDDEDALNTDSRMSAHRTEPTDTLQDEDDDESTMGYEDPDTYETPPRRHSRWVMLAVVVGAVILVLAALVFWATQPPAGMPKPMPAPDLSRKVLSEKKTPGAAPNRPVPATPSAPKPAPQGAAPTATSPAATTAAPNPTPPSTPTSAATAPSAAAVAVTPPQPGSGVNGEQAQPPPALVEVLFEAPPKTVLKGEGGKRLPVNRLITLPPGNLEVEFDCPGRRAAQGTKSYLIKQVSPGPLVLSVPCKGRR, from the coding sequence GTGAACTCGCCCCAGACGGCTGTCCCGTTCGGAAAGTACCTGCTGATCAAGCGGCTCGCCGTGGGGGGCATGGCGGAGCTGTTCCTGTCGCAGCGGCCTCCGGATCCGGAGCTGGTGGTGCTCAAGCGGATCCTCCCGTACCTGTCGGAGGAGCCTGAGTTCGTCCAGATGTTCCTGGACGAAGCGCGCATCGCCGCGCAGCTCTGCCACCCCAACATCGTGCAGGTGCATGAGCTGGGGAAGGAGGGCGACAACATCTTCATCGCCATGGAGTACGTGGCGGGTGTCGACCTGCGGCGCGTGGTGGCGGAGGAGGCGAAGTTCGGCGCGACGGTGCCCTGTGGCGTGGCCGCGCGCATCTGCGGGCTGGTGGCGCATGGCCTGGAGTACGCGCACCAGAGTCGAGGTGTGGATGGTCGGCCGCTGGAGCTGATCCACCGCGACGTCAGTCCCCAGAACGTGATGATCGGCTACGACGGGCGCGTCAAGCTGGTCGACTTCGGCATCGCCAAGGCCGGCGCGTTCATGGAGCGCAGCAAGCCGGGCGTCATCAAGGGCAAGTTCCTCTACCTGGCGCCGGAGCAGGTGTCGCAGGAGCGGCTGGACCACCGCGCGGACATCTTCGCGCTGGGCACCATGCTGTACGAAATCACCACCGGCAAGCAGCCCTTCGCCAAGCCGACGACGGAGGGCATCCTCTACGCCATCCGCTTCGAGGACCCGACGCCGCCGCACCTGCTGCGTCCGGACTATCCCGAGGAGCTGTCGCGCATCATCATGAAGTGCCTGACGAAGGACCGCGCCCAGCGCTATCCGCGAGCCGCCGTGGTGGCCGCGGAGCTGGAGGCGTTCCTCGACTCGGGCGTGCTGCGGCAGAGCCTGGACGTTTCCGAGTACATCGCGCGACTCCTGGGTGAGGAGGAGGAGCGCACCATCCTCCACATCCCCGTGCCCAAGCCCGTGGGGCGCACGCACGCCACCATGCCGCTGGGGGGAAATCGGACAGAGGCGGCGCGGCCCGCCGCGCTGGATGTCACCGCGCCCACGCTGTCCTCCACCGGACCCGCGCCAGAGTCCTCCCCCGCGCCCTCGCAGGGGCTCACCGCGCGGCCCATGCCTCGTCGGACGTCGGGAGATGCCCTGCCAGCGGTCTCCTATGCGGACGAGCCGGAGCCCGCGACGCAGATGGCGCGGCCTCGCGAGCTGGCGGCCCGGGGGAAGGGGAGTGGCGAGGAGGTGGTGGACCCGGAGATGGCCACCGCCGTGCGGACCTCGCCCACGGGGCATGCCGTGCTCGCGGATGAGCGCGAGTCGGAGGAGGAGGACGCAGGGGATGGCGAGTCGACCATCCCCCAGCGAAGCAAGGGCCGGACGCCCGTGGCGCCTCCCCGGCGCTCCAGCACCCACTCGGAGCTCGCCTCCTCCACGCCGCCTCGGCGCAACACCCACTCGGAGCTGACGGCCCGCGCGGAGCCGCCCGCCCCGCCGCCCAGGCGCAACACGCAGTCGGAGTCGCCGCGCGCCGCCTCCACCGCGGACGCCCCCACCACGCCGCCCCGGCGCACGGGGATGTCTCCCGTCGCGCCGCTTCCCTCGGCGCGCGCGTCGGCCCAGGCGGATGCGCCGGCCCTGCGGACGCCCTCTCCCAGCGACCTGCGCGCCCGGCGGAACGCGTCCTCGCCTTCGGAGCCCTCGCGAGGTGCGTCCACGCCCTGGCCGCAGGACACGGACGACAACGTGGGCGAGATGACGATGCCCATCCGTCGTCCCTCGCGGGCGGAGATGGAGGCGGCCGCGTCGATGACCATTCCCATGCGGCGCATGCCCGAGGTGGACGAGCCCTCCGACTCCATCTCGATGACGACGCCCATGCGGAGGATTTCGTCCGTGGACGTGGAGGCGTCGGTGTCGCTCACCACGCCCATGCGGCGCATGCCCGCCGACCTGGACGAGCCATCCGAATCGGTGTCGCTCACCACGCCCATGCGGAAGATTTCGTCCGTGGACGTGGAGGCGTCGGTCTCCATCACCCCGCCCGCGGCGCCGCCGCGTCGGGCCTCCCGGCCGCTGCTGCCCGCCTCGCGCGGCCCGGCGGTGGGCGACGATGAGGATGCGCTCAACACCGACTCGCGGATGTCGGCGCATCGCACCGAGCCCACGGACACGCTCCAGGACGAGGACGACGACGAGTCCACCATGGGGTACGAGGACCCCGACACGTACGAGACGCCTCCGCGCCGTCACTCGCGCTGGGTGATGCTCGCCGTCGTCGTGGGCGCCGTCATCCTGGTGCTGGCGGCGCTGGTGTTCTGGGCCACTCAGCCGCCGGCGGGGATGCCCAAGCCCATGCCGGCGCCGGACCTCTCCCGGAAGGTCCTCTCGGAGAAGAAGACGCCCGGGGCTGCGCCGAATCGCCCCGTGCCAGCAACTCCCTCCGCGCCGAAGCCCGCTCCCCAGGGCGCGGCTCCAACCGCCACCTCGCCCGCGGCCACCACCGCGGCGCCAAACCCCACTCCGCCATCGACTCCGACGAGCGCGGCGACGGCCCCCTCGGCGGCGGCTGTCGCGGTGACACCTCCGCAGCCGGGTTCAGGAGTGAACGGGGAGCAGGCCCAGCCTCCTCCCGCCCTGGTCGAGGTGCTCTTCGAGGCCCCGCCCAAGACGGTGCTCAAAGGGGAGGGCGGCAAGCGTCTACCTGTCAACAGGCTCATCACCCTGCCGCCGGGCAACCTCGAGGTCGAATTCGACTGCCCCGGCCGCCGCGCGGCACAGGGGACGAAATCCTACCTCATCAAGCAGGTGAGTCCGGGTCCGCTCGTGCTCTCCGTGCCATGCAAAGGGCGGCGCTAG
- a CDS encoding metallothionein codes for MTRNATMVVAGLLASGLLLLAPRAASACEAHARAAQAQKEKSAETPSPEAAAPPAQTEARPAASEQARPLEAIDSLLTARCQCGSKADCTCKKGSCECSNCKPKRQMMDALRGRPAKLKLDEARRTDASAGIFI; via the coding sequence ATGACACGCAACGCGACGATGGTGGTTGCGGGGCTGCTGGCCAGCGGTCTGCTGCTGCTCGCGCCCCGCGCGGCGAGCGCCTGCGAGGCCCACGCCCGCGCCGCTCAGGCCCAGAAGGAGAAGTCCGCGGAGACGCCGTCGCCCGAGGCGGCTGCTCCCCCCGCTCAGACGGAGGCCCGTCCCGCCGCCAGCGAGCAGGCGCGTCCCCTGGAGGCCATCGACTCGCTCCTGACCGCCAGGTGCCAGTGCGGCAGCAAGGCGGACTGCACCTGCAAGAAGGGCTCGTGCGAGTGCTCCAACTGCAAGCCCAAGCGGCAGATGATGGACGCGCTGCGCGGACGTCCCGCGAAGCTGAAGCTGGATGAGGCGCGCCGCACCGACGCCTCGGCCGGCATCTTCATCTGA
- a CDS encoding class I SAM-dependent methyltransferase translates to MRHALVQLLRCPRCRRGALRPEAPAAVLLFGPLRCPECRASYPVAEGVADLMLEPALATGLQRGLERRFVARSYERYVRPALQRALLRQPMDTDSEYLIYRSLLGTPDGPVLDVGCGTGLVARRLAREPGFALVAGQDVSSAMLEEGVAQVREAGATVDFLRAQAPYLPFQDETLGAVLMADSLHYVEDLGRLMLEVVRVLRPGGRWVASTYAPPGSASGFLHRSVGLHPRGESTLRAAASAAGLVRFERVALPPLLVLKAEKASADALR, encoded by the coding sequence ATGCGGCACGCGCTCGTCCAGCTCCTTCGATGCCCCCGCTGCCGACGCGGCGCCCTTCGTCCCGAGGCGCCCGCGGCCGTCCTGCTGTTCGGCCCCCTGCGCTGCCCTGAGTGTCGCGCCAGCTACCCGGTGGCCGAGGGCGTCGCAGACCTGATGCTCGAGCCCGCGCTGGCCACGGGGCTTCAGCGGGGGCTGGAGCGCCGCTTCGTGGCCCGCTCGTACGAGCGCTACGTGCGCCCCGCCCTCCAGCGCGCGCTGCTGCGCCAGCCGATGGACACGGACAGCGAGTACCTCATCTATCGCAGCCTGCTGGGCACCCCCGACGGGCCGGTGTTGGACGTCGGCTGCGGCACGGGACTGGTGGCGCGGCGGCTGGCGCGCGAGCCGGGCTTCGCGCTGGTGGCGGGGCAGGACGTGTCCTCCGCGATGCTGGAGGAAGGCGTGGCCCAGGTGCGCGAGGCGGGCGCCACGGTGGACTTCCTCCGCGCGCAGGCGCCCTATCTGCCGTTCCAGGACGAGACGCTCGGCGCGGTGCTCATGGCCGACTCGCTGCACTACGTCGAGGACCTGGGCCGGCTGATGCTGGAGGTGGTGCGGGTGCTGCGTCCGGGGGGCCGCTGGGTGGCGAGCACGTATGCGCCGCCGGGCTCCGCGTCCGGGTTCCTGCACCGCAGCGTGGGACTGCACCCTCGGGGGGAGTCCACCTTGCGCGCGGCGGCCAGCGCGGCGGGACTGGTGCGCTTCGAGCGCGTGGCCCTGCCGCCGCTGCTGGTGCTCAAGGCGGAGAAGGCCTCCGCCGACGCACTCAGATGA
- the nadA gene encoding quinolinate synthase NadA, which yields MSTGVDYAQEIQELKRSMNAVILAHYYQESEVQDVADFVGDSLALAQAAERTEADVIVFCGVHFMAETAKILNPARQVLLPDLKAGCSLSDRCPPAAFKAFKDKHPGAFVVSYVNSSAAVKAMSDVICTSSNAVKIVNQVPKDRQILFAPDQHLGRHVMKQTGRDMVLWPGSCIVHEIFSEKKLVELKVMHPDAEVVAHPECEEHVLRHADFIGSTKGILDFVLKSPKQKFIVVTEAGILHQMKKGAPEKTFIPAPPDNGCACNECPYMRLNTLEKLWKCMKERTPELTMPEGLREAARAPLQRMLEWSR from the coding sequence ATGAGCACGGGCGTGGACTACGCGCAGGAAATCCAGGAGCTCAAGCGTTCCATGAACGCTGTGATTCTTGCGCACTACTATCAGGAGAGCGAAGTCCAGGACGTCGCGGACTTCGTTGGTGACAGCCTGGCGTTGGCGCAGGCAGCGGAGCGGACGGAGGCGGATGTCATCGTCTTCTGCGGTGTCCACTTCATGGCGGAGACAGCGAAGATCCTGAATCCCGCGCGGCAGGTGCTGCTGCCGGACCTGAAGGCGGGCTGTTCCCTTTCAGACCGGTGTCCGCCCGCGGCTTTCAAGGCCTTCAAGGACAAGCACCCGGGCGCCTTCGTCGTGAGCTACGTGAACAGCTCCGCGGCGGTGAAGGCGATGAGCGACGTCATCTGCACGTCGTCGAACGCGGTGAAGATCGTCAACCAGGTGCCCAAGGACCGGCAGATTCTCTTCGCGCCGGACCAGCACCTGGGCCGCCACGTCATGAAGCAGACCGGCCGGGACATGGTGCTGTGGCCGGGCAGCTGCATCGTCCACGAAATCTTCAGCGAGAAGAAGCTGGTGGAGCTGAAGGTGATGCACCCGGATGCGGAGGTGGTGGCTCACCCGGAGTGCGAGGAACACGTGCTGCGGCACGCGGACTTCATCGGGTCGACGAAGGGAATCCTGGACTTCGTCCTCAAGAGCCCGAAGCAGAAGTTCATCGTCGTGACGGAGGCGGGCATCCTCCATCAGATGAAGAAGGGCGCGCCCGAGAAGACCTTCATCCCGGCGCCCCCGGACAACGGCTGCGCGTGCAACGAGTGCCCGTACATGCGGCTCAACACGCTGGAGAAGCTCTGGAAGTGCATGAAGGAGCGCACGCCGGAGCTGACCATGCCGGAGGGACTGCGGGAGGCGGCGCGGGCTCCGTTGCAGCGGATGCTGGAGTGGTCCAGGTAG
- a CDS encoding PilZ domain-containing protein, whose product MSVPTQDVLIVHPNEDRRAALASMLDRHRVVAVESQVEATRCMESAAPTLIIAPPENARRFLRHVDRAAPEAVRVFVCSQADRRGLEELVETAAEGHVFSTLDDSLTPTEMGQRITNILQLRASARVMPTARMEAGFRLQGRSYTARCLDVGNFGAALQVPMDSSVGVFLPGVVVDELFIARDGRRVLHSRRALVRHVQPVRQGTEPALRIGLSWSRALEEPSTTPLAVVREPVSVLAALRKAVRRNASLWVHYPDTTAGQFVLESPSVDLVEGRSVLRGTSVGANAVATGDVLNLSFEVGGQSYAGVTSVLRHGDALVLSLPRTLNLQNRRGLQRFRPGKEHRFLVSFNAPFSGKSVTRSVLDLSSRGLSFAFDASFEVLPAGSQLDVTLLLPDGSEASCRAEVRSVDEVSSGDGAENPLRPYRCGVRLLDVPARVRDAVHSAFISARSPVVEDGGRSAFAEIWKMMEAAHYNFHPDYPFGSEADYLHLLENTHRRLCGSGELGSSLVYKDNDGVQGHVAGLRIHSRTWLVQHLAVRPGFHRADQIAHELSALAIELGESHEDIDFIRFSWREDNRWPSRLGAWLLRVMESHGLSWLRHFEYMRLPLDTARAPTGPLPEVHEARDEDCARLEHFLRERGEVMRVLAEDLQADQMRLESLGARYAAHGLHRRRRVFAVDGENGPLAMALQEEGSPGINLIEKTNAFWYVVLQPDHPGAGAAVSALIQRCVEHARAEGRGTAVALAADEDVATLEAVGFQRMGRFSEWFFHRSMVRRWVELFRSIFERVQHTASGERARNRASRRSG is encoded by the coding sequence ATGAGTGTCCCCACTCAGGACGTCCTGATTGTGCACCCCAACGAGGACCGGCGCGCCGCGCTGGCATCCATGCTGGATCGCCACCGCGTCGTGGCGGTGGAGTCCCAGGTGGAAGCCACTCGCTGCATGGAGTCGGCGGCCCCAACACTCATCATCGCCCCGCCGGAGAACGCGCGGCGCTTCCTGCGTCACGTCGACCGGGCCGCTCCCGAAGCGGTCCGCGTCTTCGTGTGCTCGCAAGCGGACCGTCGTGGATTGGAAGAGCTGGTGGAGACCGCGGCCGAGGGCCACGTCTTCAGTACCCTGGATGACAGCCTGACCCCGACGGAGATGGGGCAGCGCATCACCAACATCCTCCAGCTCCGCGCCTCCGCGCGGGTGATGCCCACCGCGCGCATGGAGGCGGGCTTCCGGCTTCAAGGACGGAGCTACACCGCGCGCTGTCTGGACGTGGGCAACTTCGGCGCCGCGCTCCAGGTCCCCATGGATTCCTCGGTGGGCGTCTTCCTGCCGGGCGTGGTGGTGGATGAGCTCTTCATCGCGCGCGACGGCCGCCGGGTGCTGCACTCCCGCCGCGCGCTGGTGCGCCACGTCCAGCCGGTGCGGCAGGGCACCGAGCCCGCGCTGCGCATCGGCCTGTCCTGGAGCCGCGCGCTGGAGGAGCCGTCGACGACGCCCCTCGCCGTCGTGCGCGAGCCGGTGAGTGTGCTCGCCGCGCTGCGCAAGGCCGTGCGGCGCAACGCCTCGCTCTGGGTCCACTACCCGGACACCACCGCGGGGCAGTTCGTGCTGGAGTCGCCCTCGGTGGACCTGGTGGAGGGGCGCTCGGTGCTGCGTGGCACCAGCGTCGGCGCGAACGCCGTGGCGACGGGCGACGTGCTCAACCTCTCCTTCGAGGTCGGCGGGCAGAGCTACGCGGGCGTCACCAGCGTCCTGCGCCACGGGGATGCGCTGGTGCTGAGCCTGCCGCGCACCTTGAACCTGCAGAACCGGCGCGGCCTGCAGCGCTTCCGCCCCGGCAAGGAGCACCGCTTCCTGGTCTCCTTCAATGCGCCATTCAGTGGCAAGAGCGTGACGCGCTCCGTGCTGGACTTGTCGAGCCGGGGCCTCTCCTTCGCGTTCGATGCGTCCTTCGAGGTCCTCCCCGCGGGCTCGCAGCTCGACGTGACGCTGCTCCTGCCCGACGGCAGCGAGGCCTCCTGCCGCGCGGAGGTGCGCTCCGTGGATGAGGTGTCGTCCGGGGATGGCGCGGAGAATCCGCTCCGGCCCTACCGCTGTGGCGTGCGCCTCCTGGATGTTCCCGCGCGGGTCCGCGACGCGGTCCACTCCGCCTTCATCTCGGCGCGCAGCCCGGTGGTGGAGGATGGGGGCCGGTCCGCCTTCGCGGAGATCTGGAAGATGATGGAAGCGGCCCACTACAACTTCCATCCCGACTACCCCTTCGGCTCCGAGGCCGACTACCTCCACCTGCTGGAGAACACCCACCGGCGGCTGTGCGGGTCGGGCGAGCTGGGCAGCTCGCTCGTCTACAAGGACAACGACGGGGTGCAGGGCCATGTCGCGGGCCTGCGCATCCACTCGCGCACGTGGCTGGTGCAGCACCTGGCGGTGCGCCCGGGCTTCCACCGCGCGGACCAGATCGCACACGAGCTGTCCGCGCTGGCCATCGAGCTGGGCGAGTCCCACGAGGACATCGACTTCATCCGGTTCTCCTGGCGCGAGGACAACCGCTGGCCGAGCCGCCTGGGCGCGTGGCTGCTGCGGGTGATGGAGAGCCACGGGCTGAGCTGGCTGCGCCACTTCGAGTACATGCGCCTGCCGCTCGACACCGCGCGGGCTCCGACGGGGCCGCTGCCGGAGGTGCACGAGGCGCGAGACGAGGACTGCGCGCGGCTGGAGCACTTCCTGCGCGAGCGCGGCGAGGTGATGCGCGTGCTCGCCGAGGACCTCCAGGCCGACCAGATGCGGCTGGAGTCGCTGGGTGCCCGCTACGCGGCGCATGGCCTGCACCGGCGCCGGCGCGTCTTCGCGGTGGATGGGGAGAACGGCCCGCTGGCCATGGCCCTCCAGGAAGAGGGCAGCCCGGGCATCAACCTCATCGAGAAGACCAACGCCTTCTGGTACGTGGTGCTCCAGCCCGACCACCCTGGCGCCGGCGCGGCGGTGAGCGCGCTCATCCAGCGCTGCGTGGAGCATGCCCGCGCGGAGGGACGAGGAACGGCTGTCGCACTCGCGGCCGATGAGGATGTCGCCACGCTGGAGGCGGTGGGCTTCCAGCGCATGGGCCGCTTCTCCGAGTGGTTCTTCCACCGCTCCATGGTGCGGCGCTGGGTGGAGCTGTTCCGCTCCATCTTCGAGCGTGTCCAGCACACCGCGAGCGGGGAGCGTGCGCGCAACCGTGCGTCGCGGAGGAGCGGGTGA
- a CDS encoding methyltransferase domain-containing protein, which yields MNYIMESAEETRRLLLQEQVDDARSLLLATGLSPGDQALDAGCGPGGITRTMADIVGVTGGVTGLDMSEVRLSEAIQRCMGLSQARFIQGDIRRTGLPEAHFDYTWSQYVLEYLKDPEAAVAELLRVTRPGGRVVVSEIDGQGLNNWPMPEGLEEGARTFERGLAAQGFDLFVGRKLFKVFRRLGLRDVRVHVVPQYIVAGVADGRFLDDWRTRFAALAPAVAPAFGSRVAYEAFCDAYLRMLEDPDTLKYSVLVITEGVRA from the coding sequence GTGAACTACATCATGGAATCCGCCGAGGAGACTCGGCGGCTGTTGCTTCAGGAGCAGGTGGACGATGCGCGCTCGTTGCTTCTGGCCACGGGGCTGTCTCCGGGGGACCAGGCCCTGGACGCGGGCTGCGGGCCGGGAGGCATCACCCGGACCATGGCGGACATCGTCGGCGTCACCGGCGGCGTCACCGGCCTGGACATGAGCGAGGTGCGTCTGTCCGAGGCCATCCAGCGCTGCATGGGCCTGTCCCAGGCGCGCTTCATCCAGGGAGACATCCGCCGCACGGGCCTGCCCGAGGCGCACTTCGACTACACGTGGAGTCAGTACGTCCTCGAGTACCTGAAGGACCCCGAGGCCGCGGTCGCCGAGCTCCTGCGTGTCACCCGGCCGGGAGGCCGCGTGGTGGTGTCCGAAATCGACGGCCAGGGGCTCAACAACTGGCCCATGCCGGAGGGTCTGGAGGAGGGCGCGCGCACGTTCGAGCGCGGGCTGGCGGCGCAAGGGTTCGACCTGTTCGTCGGGCGCAAGCTGTTCAAGGTCTTCCGCCGTCTGGGGTTGAGGGACGTGCGGGTTCATGTGGTTCCCCAGTACATCGTCGCGGGCGTCGCGGACGGCCGCTTCCTGGACGACTGGCGCACGCGCTTCGCCGCCCTGGCCCCCGCGGTCGCTCCAGCGTTTGGTTCTCGGGTCGCCTACGAGGCGTTCTGCGACGCCTACCTGCGAATGCTCGAGGATCCAGATACGCTCAAGTATTCGGTGCTCGTCATCACCGAGGGAGTGCGTGCTTGA